GGCCGCTACGCGGAGCACAACGATCAAGCGGACGACCAGCCGCTGATGCGGGTTGGACTGCGATCGCTTCGGGAAATGTCATTGCTGGAGAGCGAGCTTCATGCGTCACCCGATCGGACTGGTCCTGATCCTACTCTCGGGCCTCGGGCCCCTCGGTTGCTCGAAGCCGCCAGCGGCCGTCGTGGCATCGGCCCCGGCCGAGGTGCTAGTGAGCTTCCCCGTCGAGCGAGAGGTCGCCGAGTACGCTGACTTCACGGGTCGGCTCGAGGCGGTCCGCTCGGTCGAGGTCCGCGCCCGGGTTGGCGGCCACCTGGATCGGGTCCACTTCCAGGACGGCGACGAGGTGAAGGAGGGCGACCTCCTCTTCGAGATCGACCCCCGCCCCTATGAATTCGCACTCGAGCGTGCTGAAGGCACCGCGGCCCAGGCGGAGGCGCGGCTGGAACGGCTGGAGGTCGACCAGAGGCGGACCTCCAACCTCCTTAGCCGGGGAGCGAGCAACCGCGAGGAGTACGACCACGTCTTCGCGGACCTCAAGGAGGCCAAGGCCTCCCTGAACGTGGCCCGGGCCGACCGCGACCTTGCCAAGCTCAACGTGGGATTCGCGCGGGTCGCCGCGCCGTTCGCGGGGCGGCTCAGCCGCAGGCTCGTCGACCCGGGGAACCTGGTGGAGGCCAATACGACGCCGCTCACGACCATCGTGTCGCTCGACCGGATGTACGTCTATTTCGACATCGACGAGCGGACGGTCCTGACCATCCGCTCGCTCATCCGCGACGGCCGGGCGCAGTCCCGCACCGGTGGGTCCACGCTGCCGATCCTGGCCGGCCTGGCCAACGAAGAGGGATTCCCCCACCGCGGCTCCATCGACTTCAGCGACAACCGGCTCAACCCCAGGACGGGCACGCTCCGCGTCCGCGGGACGATCGCGAACCCGGTCATCGAAGGTCGGGGCATTCGGATGCTCTCCCCCGGGCTGTTCGCCCGCGTCCGGCTCCCCTTCGGAACGCCCCACCGGGCCCTGCTCGTCACGGAGCGGGCCGTCGACACTGACCAGGGCCAGAAGATTCTCTACGTGGTGGACGCCAAGGACCAAGTCGCCGTTCGTCCCGTCCGCCTGGGAGCCGTCCACGACGGGCTTCGCGAGGTGGAGTCGGGATTAACCCCCGGCGAGCGGGTGGTCGTCGTCGGCCTTCAGCAGATAAGGCCGGGCGCGGTCGTCGCCCCGAAGGTCGTCGAGATGCCGGCCCTGTCGGTCGAGAAGGACTCCCTTCCCGCGGCCGCCGCGGGCGGGATCGCCAGCGTCGACTGAACGCGTGAGTCTCACTGAGGTCCGCATCACCCCGAGGTTGCTCAATGCTCGCGCGCTTCTTCATCGATCGTCCGGTCCTGGCCTGGGTCATCTCCATCGTCATCGTGCTCATGGGCGGGATCGCCGTGGGCTTGCTTCCGATCGCCCAGTACCCGAATGTGACCCCGCCCACGGTCCGCGTCGAGGCCACCTACGCCGGGGCCAGCGCCCAGGTCGTGGCCGATACGGTGGCGGCGCCGATCGAGCAGGAGATCAACGGCGTCGAGGGAATGCTCTACATGTCGTCGCAGAGCGGCAACGACGGCTCCTACATCCTCGACGTTACGTTCGAACTCGGCACCGACATCAACATGGCCCAGGTCCTGGTGCAGAACCGGGCTAGCATCGCCCTGCCGAAGGTCCCCGCCGAGGTCAGGGCCGTGGGCGTGACGGTCAAGAAGCGGTCGCCTGACATCCTGCTGGTCGTCAACCTGTACTCCGACGACGACAAGTCGACGGGAAAGCCCGTCTACGACCAGCTCTACCTGAGCAACTACGCGACCATCAACCTGCAGGACCAGCTGCGGCGGATCTCGGGCGTTGGCGACGTCTTCTCTTTCGGCGGCCAGGAATACAGCATGCGGGTCTGGCTGGACCCGAACCGGCTGGCCTCGCGCAACCTGACCGCGGGCGACGTGGTGAGGGTCCTCCGCGAGCAGAACATCCAGGTCGCCGCCGGGCAGATCGGACGACCGCCGGTCCCGGTCGGCCAGGATTTCCAGTACACCCTGCGCACGCTCGGCCGGTTGGTCGAGGCCGAGCAATTCGCCGACATCATCCTCGCCACGGGCGACGACGGCGAGGTCACCCGCCTGAGGGACGTCGGCCGCACCGAACTCCGCGCCCGGGCCGAGGACCAGAGCCTGTTCCTCGACGGCAAACCCTCGGTGGGGCTGGCGATCTTCCAGCTCCCCGGCTCGAACGCCCTCGACGTGGCCGACCTGGTCAAGGCCCGCATGCACGATCTGGAGGGTCGCTTTCCCGCCGGGCTCAAATACGCCATCGCGTATGACACGACGCCGTTCATCCGAGAGTCGGTGGGCGAGGTCGTCAACACCCTACGCGACGCCGTGATCCTGGTCGCCCTGGTCGTGCTGCTCTTCCTGCAGGACTGGAAGGCGTTGCTCCTGCCGGTCATTGATGTGGGCGTGTCGCTGGTGGGCACCTTCGCGGTGATGATGATCCTGGGCTTCTCGCTCAACAACCTGACGCTGTTCGGCCTGGTTCTGGCCATCGGCATCGTGGTCGACGACGCGATCGTCGTGCTCGAGAACATCGAGCGCTGGCTGGAGAAGGGCCTGCCGGTGCGCGAGGCTACCATCGGCGCCATGAACGAGATCACCGGGCCGATCCTCGCCATCACGCTGGTCCTCAGCTCGGTGTTCCTTCCGAGCGCCTTCCTGGGGGGCATCACCGGGCAGTTCTTCCGCCAGTTCGCCCTGACGATCTCGGCGTCGATGATCATCTCGGCCATCAACGCCATGACGATGACCCCCGCCCGGGCCGCCTCGATCTTCGCCGGCCGCACGATCGGCCACGGCGGGGGTCACGGGGCGCACGGCGGCGACGGCAAGGAGGTGCTCCCCTGGTGGAGCTTCGCCCTGCTGGGCGGCTACATCTCCATCAAGTTCCTCACCCCGCTTGCCGCCGCCTGGATGGGCATCTCCGACGGGCATGGAGAAGGCCATGCCGCGGTGGCGGGCCTGAAGGATTCGCTGATCTCGCTGGCGACGAACGCGGTGCTCTTCATCCCCGGCGCCGTCGTGGGGGGCCTCGTGGGCCGGCTCGTCATCCGGCCCACGAACTGGATCCTGGGTAAGTTCTGCCGCGGCTTCAACTGGATCTTCGACCGCGCGACCGACGCCTATGGCCGCGTCGTGGGCTGGTCCATCCGCCTGGCGGTCATGGTGCTGCTCGTCTACGGCGGCCTGATCGGCCTGACGGGCTACGGCTTTACTCGGGTGCCCTCGGGGTTCATCCCCAACCAGGACAAGGGCCGCCTAGTGGCCAACGTCCAGTTGCCCGACTCGGCGTCGCTCGAGCGCACGTACGACGTGATGGACCGGGCCGCGGCGATCGCTCGCGACACGCCGGGGGTTGCCCACACGATCGCCAACCCGGGTCGGTCGTTCATCCTCAACGCCATCAGCTCGAATCTGGGCTCGATGTTCATACCGCTCGAGCCGTTCCACGACCGCCGGTCGCCCGACCTCACCTCCGACGCGATCGCGGCCAAGCTCCGCGAGCGGTTCCGCCGCGAGATCCCCGAGGCCAAGATCAACGTCTTCGGCGCGCCGGCCGTTGACGGGCTGGGGAGCGCGGGCGGCTTCAAGCTCATGGTGGAGGCCACCGGCGACGTCAACTTCGCCGCGCTCCAGGCCCAGGCCGACAACCTGGCGGCCCAGGGCGGCCGCCAGCCGGGGCTCGTGGGGCTGCTCAACGGCTTCCGCTCGAGCACGCCCCAACTCTACGCGGACGTGGACCGGACCAAGGTCCGCACGATGGGCATCGGCATCGCCGACGTTTTCGAGACGCTCCAGGTCTACCTCGGCGGCTACTACGTCAACGACTTCAATCGCTTCGGCCGCACCTGGCAGGTCAATATCCAGGCTGACGCCCCGTTCCGGGCCACCGCCGACGACGCCCGTCAGTTCAAGGTCCGCAACGCCGACGGCGACATGGCCCCGCTGGGCGCCGTGGTCGACTTCCGCGACTCCTACGGGCCGGTCACCGTGACCCGCTACAACATGTTCCCGGCGGCCACGATCTCCGGCGCGTCCCTGCCGGGGACGAGCACCGGCGAGGTGGTCCGGATGATGGAGGCCGTGGCGGACAAGGAACTGCCCCGGTCGATGACGTACGAGTGGACCGAGTTGAGCCTCCTGCAGAAGCAGGCCGGCAAGATCGAGAGCTTCCGCGACCTCCGCCAGAACCCCTTCAGCGCGTTCGTGCTGGGGGCGGTACTCGTGTTCTTCGTCCTGGCGGGGCTCTACGAAAGCTGGTCGCTCCCTCTGGCGGTGATCCTAGTGGTGCCGATGTGCCTGCTCAGCGCGCTCGCGGGCGTCGCCATGGCGGGCATGGATGTGAACATCTTCGTCCAGGTGGGATTCGTGGTGCTCGTGGGCCTGGCGTGCAAGAACTCCATCCTGATCGTCGAGTTCGCCCGAGACCGCCAGGCGGAGGGCGTCCCTCGCTCCGCCGCCGCGCTGGAGGCGGCCAAGGTGCGGCTCCGGCCGATCATCATGACGTCCCTGGCCTTCATCTTCGGCGTCTACCCGCTGGTGGTCGCCGAGGGGGCCGGGGCCGAGATGCGCAGGACGCTGGGCACGGCGGTCTTCGCCGGGATGATCGGCGTCACCCTCTTCGGCATCTTCCTGACGCCGGTCTTCTACGTCGTGGTCCGGTGGTTCAGCGACCGGGGCGAAGCCTCCCACGTGGACGCGAGCGACCTGCTCCACATCGAACCCGCCCGCATCACCGATCCTCCGTCGCACTCCGACGGAGATGAAGAGGCATCCCACGGAGAGCTTGTCTCCCTGCCCTCCCAGGATCGCGATTGATCGACGCCGCGGTGTAGACGATCCGCCCTCAAGTCTTGGCTGAGCGCGAGGCGAGATCGCCCCTGCGCAGATTCGGGCTATCTCTTGCGGGATTCGGCGATCCGATCCTGCAAGCCCCAAGAGAAACAGGCTAGAACTCTGGAGGATCGTTCCTTTTCATCCCTCTTGAGCCGGCCTTTAATGAAACCGAAGGGCGAGGCGAGACCAGAGTAGACAACGCCTCCCCCCGAACCGAGCGTTCTTTGCATCGAGGAGAATGAGCTATGTACAAGTCCAAGGCCTTCGCCGCCGGGAGCCCCAAGGACGTGCTAGCCGGGACGATCATCCCGCGGCGCGACGCGACCGAGCGCGACGTCCAGATCGAGATCCTCTTCTGCGGCGTGTGCCACTCCGACCTCCACACGGCGCGGGACGAGTGGCACGACATGATGCCCACCGTCTACCCGTGCGTCCCCGGCCACGAGATCGTGGGAAGGGTGACGAAGGTCGGAAGTTCTGTCAAAAAGTTCAAGGCGGGCGACGTCGTCGGCGTCGGTTGTCTGGTCGCCGCCGACCACGAGTGCCCGAATTGCAAGGACGGCTTCGAGCAGTTCTGTCCAAACGCCAGCTTTACCTACAACAGCCCCGACAAGCACGGGACGGCCCCCGTCACCTACGGCGGCTACTCGGACAGCATCGTGGTGGACGAGGGAGCGGTCCTCCGCATCCCGACAAACCTCGACCTCGCTTCGGCGGCCCCGCTCCTTTGCGCGGGCATCACGACCTACTCCCCGCTCAAGCGGAATCAGGTCGGCCCCGGCAAGAAGGTCGGCGTCGTGGGCCTGGGAGGCCTTGGGCACATGGGCGTCAAGTTCGCCCGCGCGATGGATGCGCGCGTCGTCGTGTTCAGCACTTCCCCGTCCAAGCGAGAGGACGCCTTGAGACTTGGCGCCGACGAGGTGGTCGTCTCGAAAGACGCCTCGGAGATGAGGAAGCACGCCGGCTCGTTCGACATGATCCTCGACTGCGTGTCGGCCGAGCACGACTTGAATGCGTATCTCGGCCTCCTCCGCCGCGGCGGCAACATGACGCTCGTGGGCGTGCCCGAGAAGCCGACGAATCTGAACGCCTTCGCCCTCGTCTACGGCAACAAGTCGCTCGCGGGCTCGATGATCGGCGGGTTCGCCGAGACGCAGGAGATGCTCGACTTCTGCGGCGACCACGGCATCGTCTCCGACGTCGAGGTCATCGCCATCCAGCAGATCAACCAGGCCTACGAGCGGATGCTCAAGGGAGACGTCAAGTACCGCTTCTCGATCGACATGGCGTCGCTCAAGTCAGATTGACTGGTCGCACAAGTTTAACAGTTGGATACGAGAGGGAGGCACCTTATGAGAAACGCTTCGGACGAGAGTCGAGACGGTTCGACGACCAAGCTGGGACGGAGAGAGTTCGCGGTCACGGGAGCGAGCCTTGCGTTGACGCCGATGATCCTCGGCGGCGCCGTCGCGGCAGCCCATGACGGTTCCAACGAATCGAGCTCGGACACGTCTCCGATCAAGGCTCGCGCCTACGGCAGCACGAGAGCGGACTCCCCGATCGGCCCGATGCAGATCGAGCGGCGGGCCGTCGGGCCGAACGACGTGCTGCTCGACGTCCTCTACTGCGGCATCTGCCATTCCGACGTCCACCAGGCGCGGAACGAGTGGTCGTCGTGGAATCCGACGCAGTATCCGTGCGTCCCGGGACACGAGATCATCGGCCGGGTTCGGGCGGTCGGCAAGAACGTGACCAAGTTCAAGGTCGGCGACGTGGGCGGCGTCGGCTGCATGGTGGACTCGTGCGGCAAGTGCGAGGGGTGCCTCGACGATCGCGAGCAGACGTGCACCCAGCCGGCCACCTTCACCTACAACTCGCCCGACCTCGTCTCGGGAGGCCACACGTACGGCGGCTATTCGACGGCAATGGTTGTGGCCGAACGCTTCGTCGTCCGCATCCCGCCGGGGATGGACCTCGCGGCGACCGCCCCGCTCCTCTGCGCGGGAATCACGACGTTCTCGCCCATCCAGCACTGGGAGCTTTCTCCGGGCCAGAGGGTCGGCGTCGTGGG
The sequence above is a segment of the Paludisphaera rhizosphaerae genome. Coding sequences within it:
- a CDS encoding efflux RND transporter periplasmic adaptor subunit; translated protein: MRHPIGLVLILLSGLGPLGCSKPPAAVVASAPAEVLVSFPVEREVAEYADFTGRLEAVRSVEVRARVGGHLDRVHFQDGDEVKEGDLLFEIDPRPYEFALERAEGTAAQAEARLERLEVDQRRTSNLLSRGASNREEYDHVFADLKEAKASLNVARADRDLAKLNVGFARVAAPFAGRLSRRLVDPGNLVEANTTPLTTIVSLDRMYVYFDIDERTVLTIRSLIRDGRAQSRTGGSTLPILAGLANEEGFPHRGSIDFSDNRLNPRTGTLRVRGTIANPVIEGRGIRMLSPGLFARVRLPFGTPHRALLVTERAVDTDQGQKILYVVDAKDQVAVRPVRLGAVHDGLREVESGLTPGERVVVVGLQQIRPGAVVAPKVVEMPALSVEKDSLPAAAAGGIASVD
- a CDS encoding efflux RND transporter permease subunit — translated: MLARFFIDRPVLAWVISIVIVLMGGIAVGLLPIAQYPNVTPPTVRVEATYAGASAQVVADTVAAPIEQEINGVEGMLYMSSQSGNDGSYILDVTFELGTDINMAQVLVQNRASIALPKVPAEVRAVGVTVKKRSPDILLVVNLYSDDDKSTGKPVYDQLYLSNYATINLQDQLRRISGVGDVFSFGGQEYSMRVWLDPNRLASRNLTAGDVVRVLREQNIQVAAGQIGRPPVPVGQDFQYTLRTLGRLVEAEQFADIILATGDDGEVTRLRDVGRTELRARAEDQSLFLDGKPSVGLAIFQLPGSNALDVADLVKARMHDLEGRFPAGLKYAIAYDTTPFIRESVGEVVNTLRDAVILVALVVLLFLQDWKALLLPVIDVGVSLVGTFAVMMILGFSLNNLTLFGLVLAIGIVVDDAIVVLENIERWLEKGLPVREATIGAMNEITGPILAITLVLSSVFLPSAFLGGITGQFFRQFALTISASMIISAINAMTMTPARAASIFAGRTIGHGGGHGAHGGDGKEVLPWWSFALLGGYISIKFLTPLAAAWMGISDGHGEGHAAVAGLKDSLISLATNAVLFIPGAVVGGLVGRLVIRPTNWILGKFCRGFNWIFDRATDAYGRVVGWSIRLAVMVLLVYGGLIGLTGYGFTRVPSGFIPNQDKGRLVANVQLPDSASLERTYDVMDRAAAIARDTPGVAHTIANPGRSFILNAISSNLGSMFIPLEPFHDRRSPDLTSDAIAAKLRERFRREIPEAKINVFGAPAVDGLGSAGGFKLMVEATGDVNFAALQAQADNLAAQGGRQPGLVGLLNGFRSSTPQLYADVDRTKVRTMGIGIADVFETLQVYLGGYYVNDFNRFGRTWQVNIQADAPFRATADDARQFKVRNADGDMAPLGAVVDFRDSYGPVTVTRYNMFPAATISGASLPGTSTGEVVRMMEAVADKELPRSMTYEWTELSLLQKQAGKIESFRDLRQNPFSAFVLGAVLVFFVLAGLYESWSLPLAVILVVPMCLLSALAGVAMAGMDVNIFVQVGFVVLVGLACKNSILIVEFARDRQAEGVPRSAAALEAAKVRLRPIIMTSLAFIFGVYPLVVAEGAGAEMRRTLGTAVFAGMIGVTLFGIFLTPVFYVVVRWFSDRGEASHVDASDLLHIEPARITDPPSHSDGDEEASHGELVSLPSQDRD
- a CDS encoding NAD(P)-dependent alcohol dehydrogenase; its protein translation is MYKSKAFAAGSPKDVLAGTIIPRRDATERDVQIEILFCGVCHSDLHTARDEWHDMMPTVYPCVPGHEIVGRVTKVGSSVKKFKAGDVVGVGCLVAADHECPNCKDGFEQFCPNASFTYNSPDKHGTAPVTYGGYSDSIVVDEGAVLRIPTNLDLASAAPLLCAGITTYSPLKRNQVGPGKKVGVVGLGGLGHMGVKFARAMDARVVVFSTSPSKREDALRLGADEVVVSKDASEMRKHAGSFDMILDCVSAEHDLNAYLGLLRRGGNMTLVGVPEKPTNLNAFALVYGNKSLAGSMIGGFAETQEMLDFCGDHGIVSDVEVIAIQQINQAYERMLKGDVKYRFSIDMASLKSD
- a CDS encoding NAD(P)-dependent alcohol dehydrogenase, whose protein sequence is MRNASDESRDGSTTKLGRREFAVTGASLALTPMILGGAVAAAHDGSNESSSDTSPIKARAYGSTRADSPIGPMQIERRAVGPNDVLLDVLYCGICHSDVHQARNEWSSWNPTQYPCVPGHEIIGRVRAVGKNVTKFKVGDVGGVGCMVDSCGKCEGCLDDREQTCTQPATFTYNSPDLVSGGHTYGGYSTAMVVAERFVVRIPPGMDLAATAPLLCAGITTFSPIQHWELSPGQRVGVVGLGGLGHMAVKLAGSRRAEVTVFTTSPGKLADAKRLGAKDAVLSTDADAMKGLAGRFDLVIATVPKAFPMLPFLNVLKPDATLVNVGTLDMLQEVSGPSLVMGRRSIAGSAIGGIAETQEMIDYCAARNIKADVEVIGPGDINRAFDRVVKKDVRYRFVVDMSKTA